A single genomic interval of Blattabacterium sp. (Nauphoeta cinerea) harbors:
- a CDS encoding thiamine diphosphokinase, which translates to MNHRFDGPEVGLFLNGEIPPFLEEKFSFYKKIFAVDGAFYYLNTFGVSVDYIIGDFDSLLKKDILNIPLKTRILKTYDQRYTDFDKALNIVYDKGFLNINVWGANGVEQDHFLGNLSTALKYKDKLSIIFHDKYHSYFFSDKKTYFYQKKNKKVSLFPFPKVEGLYTYGLRYSIKKGLLKIGKNIGIRNEAYNYNQKIEIHYKNGELLIFIER; encoded by the coding sequence ATGAATCATCGATTTGATGGACCGGAAGTAGGATTATTTCTGAATGGAGAAATTCCTCCTTTTTTAGAGGAAAAATTTTCTTTTTATAAAAAAATATTTGCAGTGGATGGGGCTTTTTATTATTTGAATACATTTGGAGTTTCAGTGGATTATATTATTGGTGATTTTGATTCTCTTTTAAAAAAAGATATACTTAATATACCTTTAAAAACTCGTATATTGAAAACTTATGATCAGAGGTATACTGATTTTGATAAAGCTTTAAACATTGTTTATGATAAAGGATTTCTAAATATAAATGTTTGGGGGGCAAATGGAGTCGAACAAGATCATTTTTTGGGAAATCTTTCTACAGCTCTAAAATATAAAGATAAATTATCCATTATATTTCATGATAAATATCATTCTTATTTTTTTTCTGACAAAAAAACCTATTTTTATCAGAAAAAAAATAAGAAAGTATCTTTATTTCCATTTCCTAAAGTAGAAGGATTATACACTTACGGTTTAAGATATTCCATAAAAAAAGGATTATTAAAAATAGGAAAAAATATAGGGATAAGAAATGAAGCTTATAACTATAATCAAAAAATAGAAATCCATTATAAAAATGGAGAATTATTAATCTTTATAGAAAGATAG
- the truA gene encoding tRNA pseudouridine(38-40) synthase TruA: MRFFIELAYNGKYFFGWQIQKKVNTVEEKLEYCLSKLLKTSINIVGAGRTDKGVHAKQMFAHFDSEKEIKNNFVDRLNIFLPKSIKVFNIFPVKNNLHARFDAIKRTYKYYLTREKNPFYQDFSWYCFYSLNVHKMNIASKKLMEYNDFSSFCKKRTDEKENNICHIYHASWSEKNNVLCFTIEANRFLRSMVRAIIGTLIDVGRNKISIDEFIKIIELKNSNFYKFIVPAHGLFLTQILYPEDIFYEKKN, translated from the coding sequence TTGAGATTTTTTATTGAATTAGCTTATAATGGTAAATACTTTTTTGGATGGCAAATTCAAAAAAAAGTAAATACAGTTGAAGAAAAATTGGAATATTGTTTATCAAAATTATTGAAAACATCTATAAATATTGTAGGTGCTGGAAGAACGGATAAAGGGGTTCATGCGAAACAAATGTTTGCTCATTTTGATTCTGAAAAAGAAATAAAAAATAATTTTGTAGATAGACTAAATATTTTTTTACCGAAATCTATTAAAGTCTTCAATATTTTTCCAGTAAAAAACAATCTTCATGCAAGATTTGATGCAATAAAGCGAACATACAAATATTATTTAACACGAGAAAAAAATCCATTTTATCAAGATTTCTCTTGGTACTGTTTTTATTCCTTAAATGTTCATAAAATGAATATAGCTTCAAAAAAGCTTATGGAATATAATGATTTCAGTTCGTTTTGTAAAAAACGAACTGATGAAAAAGAAAATAATATATGTCATATTTATCATGCTTCTTGGTCTGAAAAGAACAATGTTTTATGTTTTACTATTGAAGCAAATCGATTTTTAAGATCGATGGTTAGAGCTATTATAGGTACACTTATTGATGTGGGAAGAAATAAAATCAGTATCGATGAATTTATAAAAATTATAGAATTAAAAAATTCTAATTTTTACAAATTTATCGTTCCTGCACATGGTCTATTTCTAACTCAAATCCTTTACCCAGAAGATATTTTTTATGAAAAAAAAAATTAA
- the lptB gene encoding LPS export ABC transporter ATP-binding protein codes for MTLKVDNIYKKYKNKYIVKNVSIQLKEGEIVGLIGPNGAGKTTSFYMIIGLIKPDKGKIFLYNQNITSNPMYQRSKKGIGYLSQEPSIFRKLSVEDNILCILEMQKISNSERIKIMEKLLEELRLKKIRNHRGDLISGGERRRTEIARCLATNPKFVLLDEPFSGIDPISIEELQEIILSLKNKNIGILMTDHNVQEIFTITDRIYLMFNGTIIKYGNTTKIMQDPIVRKIYLGNKIINFKKIKK; via the coding sequence ATGACTTTAAAAGTTGATAATATATATAAGAAATACAAAAATAAATATATAGTAAAAAATGTTTCAATCCAATTAAAAGAGGGAGAGATAGTAGGATTAATAGGTCCTAACGGTGCGGGAAAAACAACTTCATTTTATATGATTATAGGATTAATTAAACCAGATAAAGGAAAAATATTTCTTTATAATCAAAACATTACATCAAATCCAATGTATCAACGTTCTAAAAAAGGAATTGGATATTTATCTCAAGAACCATCTATATTTAGAAAATTATCTGTGGAAGATAATATTCTTTGCATTTTAGAAATGCAAAAAATATCAAACTCAGAAAGAATAAAAATAATGGAAAAACTTCTTGAAGAATTAAGATTGAAAAAAATCAGAAATCATCGGGGGGATCTTATTTCTGGAGGAGAACGAAGACGGACCGAAATTGCTAGATGTTTAGCTACAAATCCTAAATTTGTTCTTTTAGATGAACCTTTTTCTGGAATAGATCCAATTTCTATAGAAGAATTACAAGAAATAATTCTTTCTTTGAAGAACAAAAATATAGGAATATTAATGACAGATCATAATGTGCAAGAAATATTTACAATAACAGATCGTATTTATTTAATGTTTAATGGAACAATCATAAAATATGGAAATACTACAAAAATTATGCAAGATCCTATAGTTAGGAAAATTTATTTAGGAAATAAAATCATAAATTTTAAAAAAATAAAAAAATGA
- the gcvP gene encoding aminomethyl-transferring glycine dehydrogenase has product MKEDSLIRKKFCFRHIGASFNEINDMLKTLQCSSIKDFINKTVPKEIRLKKRLDLPHSISEYQYLKHIYRISKKNKIYRSYIGLGYKNTITPSVIQRNILENPSWYTPYTPYQSEISQGRLEALINFQTMISDLTGMKISNASMLDESTAASDAMFMIFQEKIKKKQIDNNYYFFISNEIFPQTFAVLKTRCFGLGIHVINDTHKNLKKYNKKKYSDIISYPSSLGKIYDYAETVEYAKRKKISIIVSADLLSLSLLKPPGEWGADVVIGSSQSFGIPMGYGGPHAAFFSTHEQYKRFLPGRIIGVSVDQNNKKAFRMALQTREQHIKREKATSNICTSQVLPAVMASMYALYHGKEGLTEIAKRIHEYAKKLEFLLINNINHIFQVNDFYFDTLRIKTDHVIKIRKVAERKKTNFRYINQNYLTITLDETTCQEDINHILSIFYEAYNKNKKTYVKKCHQNIHDEYKFPNSLKRTSNFLKHKIFKKFYSENELMRYIKRLEKKDISLTHSMIPLGSCTMKLNASSELFSLSQHEWRDVHPFVPDKQAMGYHIVIQNLKKYLKEITGFSEISLQPNSGAQGEYAGLMTIKCYHHSLQEFRRNVTLIPSSSHGTNPASAYMAGMKVILIDTKNDGSINQNDLLKKVKENKDSLSTLMITYPSTYGIYEKNIQEIIKIIHDSGGQVYMDGANMNAQVGLIKPAYLGVDICHLNLHKTFAIPHGGGGPGMGPICVASHLKPFLPKHPFQKKQQEENKRKEDKILTISSSPYGSSLILTISYAYIRLLGPDGLRMCTEISILNANYIKEKLREFYNILYVGENNTVAHELIIDCRIFKSMNIGVIDIAKRMMDYGYHAPTISFPVEGCMMIEPTESESKEELDRFIETLISIRQEIKEIENGKFSKKNNVLKNAPHNIDVLTQNEWNYPYSREKAAYPLSWIKERKFWPSVTRVDDAYGDRNLICTCI; this is encoded by the coding sequence ATGAAAGAGGATTCCCTTATAAGAAAAAAATTTTGTTTTAGACATATAGGCGCATCTTTTAATGAAATTAATGATATGTTAAAAACATTGCAATGTTCTTCTATTAAAGATTTTATAAATAAAACAGTGCCTAAAGAAATACGTTTAAAAAAACGATTAGATCTCCCACACTCTATTTCTGAATATCAATATTTGAAACATATTTATAGAATAAGTAAAAAAAATAAAATTTATCGTTCTTACATAGGATTAGGATATAAAAATACGATTACTCCAAGTGTTATTCAAAGAAATATTTTAGAAAATCCTAGTTGGTACACCCCTTATACTCCTTATCAATCAGAAATATCTCAAGGAAGATTAGAAGCTTTAATTAATTTTCAAACTATGATTTCTGACTTAACTGGAATGAAAATTAGTAATGCTTCTATGTTAGATGAATCTACGGCAGCATCTGATGCTATGTTCATGATTTTTCAAGAAAAAATCAAAAAAAAACAAATAGATAATAATTATTATTTTTTTATTTCAAATGAGATCTTCCCTCAAACTTTTGCGGTTTTGAAAACAAGATGTTTTGGATTAGGGATACATGTTATAAATGATACTCATAAAAATTTAAAAAAATATAATAAAAAAAAATATTCGGATATAATATCTTATCCTTCTAGTTTAGGAAAGATATATGATTATGCGGAAACAGTTGAATATGCAAAACGGAAGAAAATATCAATAATAGTTTCTGCAGATCTTTTATCCTTATCTTTGTTAAAACCTCCGGGAGAATGGGGAGCTGATGTAGTTATAGGATCCAGTCAGTCTTTTGGTATTCCTATGGGATATGGGGGGCCTCATGCTGCTTTTTTTTCTACTCATGAACAATATAAACGTTTTCTTCCTGGAAGAATTATTGGAGTATCTGTGGATCAAAATAATAAAAAAGCTTTTCGTATGGCGTTACAAACAAGAGAACAACATATCAAAAGAGAAAAAGCGACTTCTAATATTTGTACTTCACAAGTACTTCCTGCTGTCATGGCTTCTATGTATGCTTTATATCATGGAAAAGAAGGATTAACAGAAATTGCGAAACGTATTCATGAATATGCTAAAAAATTAGAATTTTTATTAATAAATAATATAAACCATATTTTTCAAGTAAATGATTTTTATTTTGATACTCTTAGAATTAAAACAGATCACGTAATAAAAATAAGAAAAGTAGCAGAACGTAAAAAAACGAATTTTAGATATATCAATCAAAATTATCTAACCATCACTTTAGATGAAACTACTTGTCAAGAAGATATCAATCATATTTTATCAATTTTTTATGAAGCATATAATAAAAATAAAAAAACGTATGTAAAAAAATGTCATCAAAATATTCATGATGAATATAAATTTCCTAATTCTTTAAAAAGAACTTCTAATTTTTTGAAACATAAAATTTTCAAAAAATTTTATTCAGAAAATGAGCTGATGCGTTATATAAAAAGACTAGAAAAAAAAGATATATCCTTAACTCATTCTATGATTCCACTTGGATCATGTACTATGAAATTAAACGCTTCTTCAGAATTATTTTCTTTGAGTCAACATGAATGGAGAGACGTACATCCTTTTGTTCCTGATAAACAAGCTATGGGGTATCATATTGTGATTCAAAATTTAAAAAAATATCTGAAGGAAATTACTGGATTTTCTGAAATCTCTTTACAACCCAATTCAGGAGCTCAAGGAGAATACGCTGGACTTATGACTATAAAATGTTATCATCATTCATTACAAGAATTTCGAAGAAATGTTACATTAATTCCTTCTTCTTCTCATGGAACAAATCCTGCTTCAGCATATATGGCAGGGATGAAGGTCATACTAATAGATACAAAAAATGATGGATCTATTAATCAAAATGATTTATTAAAAAAAGTAAAAGAAAATAAAGATTCATTATCTACATTAATGATCACTTATCCTTCTACTTATGGTATATATGAAAAAAATATTCAGGAAATTATAAAAATCATTCATGATAGTGGGGGACAAGTTTATATGGATGGAGCCAATATGAATGCTCAGGTAGGATTAATAAAGCCGGCATATTTAGGAGTAGATATTTGTCATTTAAATCTTCATAAAACTTTTGCTATTCCTCATGGAGGTGGAGGACCTGGGATGGGGCCTATTTGTGTCGCTTCACATTTAAAACCTTTTTTACCAAAACATCCTTTTCAAAAAAAACAGCAGGAAGAAAATAAAAGAAAAGAAGACAAAATATTGACGATTTCCTCTTCTCCATACGGTTCTTCTTTAATTTTAACAATTTCTTATGCTTATATTCGTTTATTGGGGCCAGACGGACTTAGAATGTGTACAGAAATATCTATATTAAATGCAAATTATATTAAAGAAAAATTGAGAGAATTTTATAACATATTATACGTAGGAGAAAATAATACTGTAGCGCATGAATTAATTATAGACTGTAGAATTTTTAAATCTATGAACATAGGAGTTATAGATATAGCAAAAAGAATGATGGATTACGGATATCATGCTCCTACTATATCTTTTCCTGTAGAAGGATGTATGATGATCGAACCTACAGAAAGCGAATCTAAAGAAGAACTAGATCGTTTCATTGAAACTCTTATTAGTATAAGACAAGAAATCAAAGAAATTGAAAATGGAAAGTTTTCTAAGAAAAATAATGTTTTAAAAAATGCTCCGCATAATATAGATGTTTTGACTCAAAATGAATGGAATTATCCTTATAGTAGAGAAAAAGCTGCTTATCCTTTATCTTGGATTAAAGAGAGAAAATTTTGGCCATCAGTAACCCGTGTTGATGATGCATATGGTGACAGGAACTTAATTTGTACATGCATATAA
- a CDS encoding peptidylprolyl isomerase translates to MSIIFKIFFSVKKYEYLYVMMSFVKIKKCFIIIPFLCVFFSYSSSLEKMSGISLVIGNDIILNSEIKSDKKSFCNTDVLNDFFIQKLMLYYAKKDKSIQINNKELELKTQAFLSEMRKKYINQKEFLIQFENENFLKELTKEIENRQYIEKIYNKITEDVEVSPQEIKHFLTNKQNQIPHTSKKICISYAVFYPKLSKINKKKIDFLNQIKKEIHSDIDFATKAILFSEDDYSAFKGGFVKGVKINNVPMKLGHFILSLKEGEISEPFETDLGFHIIKLEKKRKDEIDFRHILIKPKYSKYELYKIKLFLESFRKHILIHKIDLDKIPGLLNNSKIVNVVVQNKIWIDEDQLSKNMKKIFLFLKKGKITNPYKETINGKEAFVIIKLLDEIPSKPLSFEKNYTILKDIVISIKKKDKIKNWAKEILRKTYYEKIDC, encoded by the coding sequence ATGTCAATAATCTTTAAAATTTTTTTTTCAGTAAAAAAATATGAATATTTGTATGTTATGATGAGTTTTGTAAAAATAAAAAAATGTTTTATTATTATTCCATTTTTATGTGTTTTCTTTTCATATTCTTCTAGTTTAGAAAAGATGAGTGGAATTTCTTTAGTAATCGGAAACGATATCATTTTAAATTCTGAAATTAAAAGTGACAAAAAATCGTTTTGTAACACTGATGTTTTAAATGATTTTTTTATACAAAAATTGATGCTTTATTATGCAAAAAAAGATAAAAGCATACAAATCAATAATAAAGAATTAGAATTGAAAACTCAAGCGTTTTTGTCAGAAATGAGAAAAAAATATATAAACCAAAAAGAATTTTTAATACAGTTTGAAAATGAAAACTTTTTAAAGGAATTAACTAAAGAAATTGAAAATAGACAGTATATAGAAAAAATTTACAATAAAATAACAGAAGATGTAGAAGTTTCTCCTCAAGAGATAAAACATTTTTTGACTAATAAACAGAATCAAATTCCTCATACGTCCAAAAAAATATGTATTTCTTATGCGGTATTCTATCCTAAATTAAGTAAAATTAACAAAAAAAAAATTGATTTTTTAAATCAAATTAAAAAAGAAATACATTCTGATATTGATTTTGCCACAAAAGCTATTTTATTTTCTGAAGATGATTATTCCGCATTCAAAGGTGGTTTTGTTAAAGGTGTAAAAATAAATAATGTTCCAATGAAATTAGGACATTTCATTTTATCTTTAAAAGAAGGAGAAATATCAGAACCGTTTGAAACGGATTTAGGGTTTCATATCATAAAATTAGAAAAAAAAAGAAAAGATGAAATTGATTTTAGACATATTTTGATCAAACCTAAATATTCAAAATATGAATTATATAAAATAAAATTATTTTTAGAATCTTTCAGAAAACATATTCTTATTCATAAAATAGATTTAGATAAAATTCCCGGTTTATTGAATAATAGCAAAATAGTAAATGTAGTGGTTCAAAATAAAATTTGGATTGATGAAGATCAATTATCAAAAAATATGAAAAAAATATTCCTTTTTTTAAAAAAAGGAAAAATTACTAATCCTTATAAGGAAACTATAAATGGAAAAGAAGCATTTGTTATAATTAAGTTGTTAGATGAAATTCCATCTAAACCCCTTTCTTTTGAAAAAAATTACACCATATTAAAAGATATTGTAATCAGTATCAAAAAAAAAGATAAAATAAAAAATTGGGCAAAAGAAATATTAAGAAAAACTTATTATGAAAAGATTGATTGTTAA
- the tsaD gene encoding tRNA (adenosine(37)-N6)-threonylcarbamoyltransferase complex transferase subunit TsaD, with protein MKKEPIIIGIESSCDDTGVSIIRNRNVLSNIILHQKIHKKYGGVVPELASRLHDVNIPKGVKKAIFSAKINRNEIDAVSFTLGPGLIGPLLVGTSFAKSFSMGLGVPLLTVNHVQAHILSHFIQDANLNKDYYPEFPFLGLVVSGGHTQIIKVNDFFKMKILGSTLDDSVGEALDKIARILGFYYPGGPMIEYFAKNGNNKKFTFSKPRVSGLDFSFSGFKSDVLQFIKNESRNNSFFIKKNLSDICASIQKIISEILLDKVKKAILKTGIFRIALSGGVSANYEIRKTFISLTKKNKKCEVFILKKKYTTDNGAMIAIVGLLKYKRNLFDSVYVTPYSKFKTF; from the coding sequence ATGAAAAAAGAACCTATAATTATTGGAATAGAATCATCATGCGATGACACAGGTGTTTCTATTATTAGAAATAGAAATGTTCTATCTAATATTATTCTTCATCAAAAAATACATAAAAAATATGGAGGGGTGGTCCCTGAACTAGCATCAAGACTACATGATGTAAATATTCCAAAGGGAGTTAAGAAAGCTATTTTTTCAGCAAAAATAAACCGGAATGAAATTGATGCCGTATCTTTTACTTTAGGACCTGGACTAATCGGTCCGTTATTAGTTGGGACTTCTTTTGCAAAATCATTTTCCATGGGATTAGGAGTTCCATTACTAACTGTAAATCATGTACAAGCTCATATTCTTTCTCATTTTATACAAGATGCCAATCTTAACAAGGATTATTATCCAGAATTTCCATTTCTAGGTTTAGTTGTAAGTGGTGGGCATACCCAAATCATAAAAGTGAATGATTTTTTTAAAATGAAAATATTAGGATCTACTTTAGACGATTCTGTCGGAGAAGCTTTAGATAAAATTGCTAGAATATTAGGTTTTTATTATCCTGGTGGACCTATGATAGAATATTTTGCTAAAAATGGAAATAATAAAAAATTTACTTTTTCTAAGCCTAGAGTAAGTGGATTAGATTTTAGTTTTAGTGGATTCAAAAGCGATGTATTACAATTCATAAAAAATGAATCAAGAAACAATTCATTTTTTATAAAAAAAAATTTATCTGACATTTGTGCTTCTATACAAAAAATCATATCAGAAATACTTTTAGATAAAGTGAAAAAAGCTATTTTAAAAACTGGAATTTTCAGAATAGCTTTATCAGGAGGTGTTTCCGCTAATTATGAAATTAGAAAAACATTCATATCCCTTACAAAGAAAAATAAAAAATGTGAAGTTTTTATTCTAAAAAAAAAATATACCACTGATAATGGAGCAATGATAGCTATTGTAGGATTGCTAAAGTATAAAAGAAATTTATTTGATTCTGTTTATGTCACCCCATACTCAAAGTTTAAAACATTTTAA
- the mdh gene encoding malate dehydrogenase translates to MKITIIGAGNVGASCASLLAQKDIVKKIVLLDIREKLSEGKSLDISQMLSMMESNTEIIGISNDYYQSKNSEIIIITCGIPRKPGMNRDDLIKTNAKIISSVTKKSIFLSPKAKFIIVSNPLDVMAYVSYMTAKIDSSRIIGMAGILDSTRYRFFLSKKINVSPIDIQSLLLGGHGDTMVPLYRYTSVSGIPIKEFLSEEENDIIIDKTKKGGEEIINLLGTSAWMAPSASVVKIVEAILKDSKRIFSCSAFLTGQYGLKNLFLGVPVILGKYGIEKIVELQLNEKENNLLIKSADHVRNMISKLENFD, encoded by the coding sequence ATGAAAATTACTATTATTGGAGCAGGAAATGTAGGAGCTTCTTGTGCTAGTTTATTAGCTCAAAAAGATATAGTCAAAAAAATTGTATTGTTAGATATTAGAGAAAAACTTTCAGAAGGAAAAAGTTTAGATATATCTCAAATGCTTTCTATGATGGAATCAAATACTGAAATTATTGGAATATCTAATGATTATTATCAATCCAAAAATTCTGAAATCATTATTATTACTTGTGGGATTCCTAGAAAACCTGGAATGAATAGAGATGATCTTATCAAGACTAATGCAAAAATTATTAGTTCTGTAACCAAAAAATCTATTTTTTTATCTCCAAAAGCTAAATTTATTATTGTATCCAATCCATTGGATGTTATGGCGTATGTGAGTTATATGACTGCAAAAATAGATTCTTCTCGTATAATTGGAATGGCTGGCATATTAGATTCTACTAGATATCGTTTTTTTTTATCAAAAAAAATCAATGTTTCTCCTATTGATATACAATCTTTACTATTAGGAGGACATGGGGATACAATGGTTCCTTTATATAGATACACATCTGTATCAGGTATCCCTATTAAAGAATTTTTATCAGAAGAAGAAAATGACATAATTATTGATAAAACAAAAAAAGGAGGAGAAGAAATAATAAATTTATTAGGAACATCTGCTTGGATGGCTCCTAGTGCATCTGTTGTTAAAATAGTGGAAGCTATTTTAAAAGATTCTAAACGCATTTTTTCTTGTTCTGCTTTTTTAACAGGACAATATGGGTTAAAAAACTTATTTTTGGGAGTTCCAGTCATTTTAGGAAAATATGGAATAGAAAAAATTGTAGAATTACAATTGAATGAAAAAGAAAACAATCTTTTGATCAAATCTGCAGACCATGTACGAAATATGATTAGTAAACTTGAAAATTTTGATTGA
- a CDS encoding ABC transporter ATP-binding protein: MKKKINKQNSSLKQLIGISLNYKFILISIIITSILISFISAYRPKLIQKAIDIHILYKDFMGLKNILMLIIILLFIESIFHFILLYLSNILAQNVIEKIRILLFEKLLHFKNSFFNRTPIGKLVSYSVSDIETITVIFNDGILLVSGDVLRIIMIIIMMYTVHQKLSFIVFLTIPFMYIITRFFQKTLKKTFHEERVQTSRLNSFLQENIIGMSIIQLFHKEKEKYLRFKSINRDLMSAHFKTIFYFSIFFPIVEIISAITISIIIFYGGFHAIEKGNVKPGQIIAFIFFIYLLFRPLRQIADRFNIIQRGISGIERIFSILNSEEIIINKGNLRFKKLKGHIVFNNVHFSYIDDEMVLNGVSFEIKPGEKVAIVGSTGSGKSTITHLISRFYEIKKGNIWIDGHSIQDIELKNLRSHIRVVTQDTFLFNDSIINNITLGNPSISIDQIENMAKKIGIHNFITSLPNGYKFIVKERGNLLSIGEKQLISFLRVQMHPYSILILDEATASLNKELEKTIYRATDFLTKKKTSIIITHRLSTLENADKILAIDKGYIVEKGTHKELIQLNGYYAGLYKESFNKK; encoded by the coding sequence ATGAAAAAAAAAATTAATAAACAAAACTCCTCCTTAAAACAGTTGATTGGAATTAGTCTAAATTATAAATTTATACTAATATCAATAATTATTACTTCTATATTAATTTCTTTTATATCTGCTTATAGGCCTAAATTAATACAAAAAGCTATAGATATTCATATTCTTTACAAAGATTTTATGGGATTAAAAAACATACTAATGCTAATAATTATACTTCTTTTTATAGAAAGTATATTTCATTTTATTTTATTATATCTATCTAATATATTAGCTCAAAATGTAATTGAAAAAATTAGAATTCTTTTATTCGAGAAATTATTACATTTTAAAAATTCATTTTTTAATAGAACTCCAATAGGTAAATTGGTATCTTATTCTGTATCAGATATAGAAACAATAACAGTAATATTTAATGATGGAATTTTACTTGTTTCTGGAGATGTATTAAGAATTATTATGATCATCATTATGATGTATACAGTTCATCAAAAACTATCTTTTATAGTTTTTTTAACTATTCCTTTTATGTATATCATTACTCGTTTTTTTCAAAAAACGTTAAAAAAAACATTTCATGAAGAACGTGTTCAAACTTCACGTTTAAATAGTTTTTTACAAGAAAATATTATAGGGATGTCTATTATTCAACTTTTTCATAAAGAAAAAGAAAAATATTTAAGATTTAAATCTATTAATCGTGACTTAATGAGCGCACATTTCAAAACTATTTTTTACTTTTCTATTTTTTTTCCTATAGTAGAAATAATTTCTGCAATAACAATAAGTATTATTATATTTTATGGAGGATTTCATGCAATTGAAAAAGGAAATGTTAAACCAGGACAAATCATTGCTTTTATTTTTTTTATTTACCTTCTTTTTCGTCCTCTGCGACAGATAGCTGATAGATTTAATATTATACAAAGAGGAATATCTGGGATAGAACGCATATTTTCTATATTAAATTCTGAAGAAATCATTATTAATAAAGGGAACTTACGTTTTAAAAAATTAAAAGGACATATTGTATTTAATAATGTTCATTTCTCTTATATAGATGATGAAATGGTATTAAATGGAGTTTCTTTTGAAATTAAACCAGGAGAAAAAGTTGCTATAGTAGGATCAACAGGTTCTGGAAAATCTACAATTACTCATTTAATTTCTAGATTTTATGAAATAAAAAAAGGTAATATTTGGATTGACGGGCATTCTATTCAAGATATAGAATTAAAGAATTTAAGATCCCATATAAGAGTAGTAACGCAAGATACTTTTTTATTTAATGATTCAATCATCAATAACATTACTTTAGGAAATCCATCTATTAGTATTGATCAGATAGAAAATATGGCAAAAAAAATAGGAATACATAATTTTATCACATCTTTACCTAATGGATATAAATTTATAGTCAAGGAAAGAGGAAATTTATTATCTATTGGGGAAAAACAATTGATTTCCTTTTTAAGAGTTCAAATGCATCCTTATTCTATACTTATTTTAGATGAAGCTACCGCATCCTTAAATAAAGAATTAGAAAAAACGATTTATCGTGCTACAGATTTTTTAACTAAGAAAAAAACTTCCATTATTATTACTCACCGTCTTTCTACATTAGAAAATGCTGACAAAATATTAGCTATTGATAAAGGATATATTGTAGAAAAAGGGACTCACAAAGAATTAATTCAATTAAATGGATACTATGCTGGATTATACAAAGAATCTTTTAATAAAAAATAA